In Streptomyces sp. NBC_00483, a single window of DNA contains:
- the moeZ gene encoding adenylyltransferase/sulfurtransferase MoeZ, with protein MSLPPLVEPAAELTVDEVRRYSRHLIIPDVGMDGQKRLKNAKVLCVGAGGLGSPALMYLAAAGVGTLGIVEFDEVDESNLQRQIIHSQADIGRSKAESAKDSVLGINPYVNVILHEERLEADNVMDMFSQYDLIVDGTDNFATRYLVNDACVLLNKPYVWGSIYRFDGQASVFWSEHGPCYRCLYPEPPPPGMVPSCAEGGVLGVLCASIGSIQVTEAIKVLAGVGDPLVGRLMIYDALEMQYRQVKVRKDPDCAVCGPNATVTELIDYEAFCGVVSDEAQEAAAGATITPKQLKEWIDDGESIEIIDVREPNEYEIVSIPGAKLIPKNEFLMGTALENMPQDKKIVLHCKTGVRSAEVLAVLKSAGFSDAVHVGGGVIGWVNQIEPDKPVY; from the coding sequence GTGTCGCTGCCACCCCTGGTCGAGCCAGCTGCTGAGCTCACCGTAGACGAGGTCCGCAGGTACTCCCGCCACCTGATCATCCCGGATGTCGGGATGGACGGGCAGAAGCGGCTGAAGAACGCCAAGGTGCTCTGTGTGGGCGCCGGTGGCCTTGGCTCGCCGGCCCTCATGTACCTGGCCGCTGCTGGCGTGGGCACGCTCGGCATCGTGGAGTTCGACGAGGTCGACGAGTCGAACCTGCAGCGCCAGATCATCCACAGCCAGGCCGACATCGGCCGGTCCAAGGCGGAGTCCGCGAAGGACTCGGTCCTCGGCATCAACCCGTACGTGAACGTGATCCTTCACGAGGAGCGGCTCGAGGCCGACAACGTGATGGACATGTTCAGCCAGTACGACCTGATCGTCGACGGCACGGACAACTTCGCGACGCGCTACCTCGTCAACGACGCGTGCGTGCTGCTCAACAAGCCCTACGTGTGGGGTTCCATCTACCGCTTCGACGGCCAGGCCTCGGTCTTCTGGTCCGAGCACGGGCCGTGCTACCGCTGCCTGTACCCGGAGCCCCCGCCCCCCGGCATGGTCCCCTCCTGCGCCGAGGGCGGCGTCCTGGGCGTGCTGTGCGCGTCCATCGGCTCCATCCAGGTCACCGAGGCGATCAAGGTCCTGGCCGGCGTGGGTGACCCGCTGGTCGGCCGCCTGATGATCTACGACGCCCTCGAGATGCAGTACCGCCAGGTCAAGGTCCGCAAGGACCCCGACTGCGCGGTCTGCGGCCCGAACGCGACCGTCACCGAGCTCATCGACTACGAGGCCTTCTGCGGCGTCGTGTCCGATGAGGCGCAGGAGGCCGCCGCCGGTGCCACGATCACTCCCAAGCAGCTCAAGGAGTGGATCGACGACGGCGAGAGCATCGAGATCATCGACGTCCGCGAGCCGAACGAGTACGAGATCGTCTCCATCCCGGGCGCCAAGCTGATCCCGAAGAACGAGTTCCTCATGGGCACGGCCCTGGAGAACATGCCGCAGGACAAGAAGATCGTCTTGCATTGCAAGACGGGTGTCCGCAGTGCGGAAGTTCTCGCCGTGCTGAAGTCCGCGGGCTTCTCGGACGCCGTGCACGTCGGCGGCGGCGTCATCGGCTGGGTCAACCAGATCGAGCCGGACAAGCCGGTCTACTGA
- a CDS encoding MGMT family protein — MSKESEPAGELPAYAERVLDVAELIPRGRVMTYGDVAEWLEEGGPRQVGRVMALYGGAVPWWRVVRADGQLLPGHELRALDHYREEGTPLREASRAAEGHVPRLDMKRARWDGRAGTEAHN; from the coding sequence ATGAGCAAGGAGAGCGAACCGGCGGGAGAGCTTCCCGCGTACGCGGAGCGGGTCCTGGACGTCGCGGAACTGATTCCGCGCGGGCGGGTCATGACGTACGGGGACGTGGCCGAATGGCTCGAGGAGGGCGGGCCCCGCCAGGTGGGGAGAGTGATGGCTCTCTACGGAGGCGCGGTTCCGTGGTGGCGTGTGGTGCGCGCGGACGGGCAGCTCCTGCCGGGGCACGAGCTGCGTGCGCTCGACCACTACAGGGAGGAGGGCACGCCCTTGCGCGAGGCCTCCCGGGCCGCCGAAGGGCACGTGCCGCGCCTCGACATGAAGCGCGCGCGGTGGGACGGCCGGGCGGGTACGGAAGCTCACAATTGA
- a CDS encoding alpha/beta hydrolase — MPNPSWSRTAALTAATLLSVSLAACSSDTEDDVDLPSQELSWKDCPAPAESQGGGDAPSPLPGGAEWQCSTMKAPLDWDEPKGDTIDLALIRAKASGDKDKRIGSLIFNFGGPGGSGVTTLPAFGSEYAKLRTRYDLVSFDPRGVGGSAGVTCEDDKQLDEYFQQDSTPDDTAEQKKLVDNIKTFNGTCEKNSDKVLPHVRTTDAARDMDLMRQVLGDKKLHYFGISYGTELGGVYAHLFPKKMGRAVFDGVVDPTQDPEEGALGQAKGFQLALDNYAKHCTSQAEDCPVGDTPQDVKTKIAKLFDELEEKPIPGIFPRDLTQTAATNGVAQALYSQDFWEYLTEGLQQAYNGDGKILMALSDSMNGRNEDGRYSNMQAANIAINCADDKPRYTAKDVEAKLPEFREASSMFGDYLAWGMLNCSGWAVDGAAEHPDVSATGSAPILVVGNTGDPATPYEGARKMVDALGKDVGVELTYDGQGHGAYDSGNKCVHGAVNTYLLSGKPPNEGTVCK, encoded by the coding sequence ATGCCCAATCCGTCCTGGTCCCGTACCGCTGCCCTGACCGCCGCCACCCTGCTGTCCGTCTCGCTCGCGGCGTGCAGCAGCGACACGGAGGACGACGTGGATCTTCCGTCCCAGGAGCTGAGCTGGAAGGACTGCCCCGCGCCCGCGGAGTCCCAGGGCGGCGGAGACGCGCCTTCCCCGCTTCCCGGCGGCGCCGAGTGGCAGTGCTCCACCATGAAGGCGCCACTCGACTGGGACGAACCAAAGGGCGACACGATCGACCTGGCGTTGATCCGTGCCAAGGCGAGCGGAGACAAGGACAAGCGGATCGGCTCGCTGATCTTCAACTTCGGCGGTCCCGGCGGCTCCGGGGTCACCACCCTCCCGGCCTTCGGCTCCGAGTACGCGAAGCTGCGCACCCGCTACGACCTCGTCAGCTTCGACCCGCGCGGGGTGGGCGGCAGCGCGGGCGTCACATGCGAGGACGACAAACAGCTCGACGAGTACTTCCAACAGGACTCGACGCCGGACGACACCGCGGAGCAGAAGAAGCTCGTCGACAACATCAAGACGTTCAACGGCACGTGCGAGAAGAACTCCGACAAGGTCCTCCCCCACGTACGCACCACGGACGCGGCCCGCGACATGGATCTCATGCGCCAGGTCCTCGGCGACAAGAAGCTGCACTACTTCGGCATCTCCTACGGCACCGAACTGGGCGGCGTCTATGCCCACTTGTTCCCCAAGAAGATGGGCCGCGCCGTGTTCGACGGCGTCGTCGACCCCACCCAGGACCCGGAGGAAGGGGCGCTCGGCCAGGCGAAGGGGTTCCAGCTCGCCCTCGACAACTACGCGAAGCACTGCACCTCCCAGGCCGAGGACTGCCCCGTCGGGGACACTCCGCAGGACGTCAAGACCAAGATCGCCAAGCTGTTCGACGAGCTCGAGGAGAAGCCGATCCCGGGCATCTTCCCGCGCGACCTCACGCAGACCGCGGCGACCAACGGGGTCGCGCAGGCCCTGTACTCGCAGGACTTCTGGGAGTACCTGACCGAGGGCCTCCAGCAGGCCTACAACGGTGACGGCAAGATCCTCATGGCATTGTCCGACTCGATGAACGGGCGCAACGAGGACGGCAGGTACAGCAATATGCAGGCCGCCAACATCGCCATCAACTGCGCCGACGACAAGCCCCGCTACACGGCGAAGGACGTCGAGGCGAAGCTGCCGGAGTTCCGCGAGGCGTCCTCGATGTTCGGCGACTACCTGGCCTGGGGCATGCTCAACTGCTCCGGCTGGGCCGTCGACGGGGCCGCCGAGCACCCGGACGTCAGCGCGACCGGTTCCGCCCCGATCCTCGTCGTCGGCAACACCGGCGACCCGGCCACCCCGTACGAGGGGGCGCGGAAGATGGTCGACGCGCTCGGCAAGGACGTGGGCGTCGAGTTGACGTACGACGGCCAGGGGCACGGGGCCTACGACAGCGGAAACAAGTGCGTGCACGGCGCCGTGAACACCTACCTCCTCAGCGGGAAGCCCCCGAACGAGGGAACGGTCTGCAAGTGA
- a CDS encoding alpha/beta hydrolase, which produces MAAQDSCAPAGARTRWGRAVRALALAASVVLTAGPVAGCSGSGESADGGEAKPPSASASHPADVAPGDGDSPALPSSLTDQHLDWGRCRAHAGSPAPGSDWQCATLKAPLDHAEPTGPTIDVALIRTKARGDRGERIGSLLFNFGGPGVSGMDLLPALAPQYAKLRERYDLVGFDPRGVSASRGLRCRSDKETQAAESLDLTPDTKAEETAYLQDAVAFGKGCSEQAGALLAHVSTTEAARDMDLMRQALGDKKLHYMGVSYGTELGGIYAHLFPDKVGRLTLDAVVDPTVGRIGQAENQARGFRRALDSYFRSRGKDPREGTREVAALLKKLDAKPLPVPGGRELNESLATTGIATTLYSETSWTALTRGLRDAERGEGTTLLALADSYNNRDASGRYDTTSHSQRAISCLDDKARPTVRETKERLAKFRKISPVFGPYMGWDTGVWCHDWPVPGQWDDPDVSARGAAPVLVVGNTGDPATLYEGARRMADELGKGVGIELTWKGEGHGAYGSGSACVDSAVDAYLLEGRIPRDGKVCS; this is translated from the coding sequence ATGGCGGCACAGGATTCGTGTGCGCCCGCGGGCGCACGCACACGCTGGGGAAGGGCCGTCCGCGCGCTCGCCCTGGCCGCGTCCGTCGTACTGACGGCCGGTCCGGTCGCGGGTTGCAGCGGTTCGGGCGAGAGCGCCGACGGAGGCGAGGCGAAGCCACCGTCGGCCTCCGCCTCACACCCCGCCGACGTGGCACCGGGCGACGGCGACTCCCCCGCCCTCCCCTCGTCACTCACCGACCAGCACCTCGACTGGGGCCGTTGCCGTGCGCACGCGGGCTCGCCCGCGCCCGGCTCCGACTGGCAGTGCGCGACGCTCAAGGCGCCACTCGACCATGCAGAGCCGACCGGGCCCACGATCGACGTCGCCCTCATCCGCACCAAGGCTCGGGGCGACCGGGGCGAGCGGATCGGGTCCCTGCTGTTCAACTTCGGCGGCCCCGGCGTCTCCGGAATGGATCTGCTGCCGGCCCTCGCCCCGCAGTACGCCAAGCTGCGCGAGCGCTACGACCTGGTGGGCTTCGATCCGCGCGGCGTCTCGGCAAGCCGCGGGCTGCGGTGTCGAAGCGACAAGGAGACGCAGGCCGCCGAGTCCCTCGACCTCACCCCTGACACCAAAGCGGAGGAGACGGCGTATCTCCAGGATGCCGTCGCGTTCGGCAAGGGCTGCAGCGAGCAGGCCGGCGCACTGCTCGCCCATGTGTCGACCACCGAGGCCGCGCGCGACATGGATCTGATGCGTCAGGCCCTCGGGGACAAGAAGCTGCACTACATGGGCGTCTCCTACGGCACCGAACTGGGCGGAATCTACGCCCACTTGTTCCCCGACAAGGTCGGTCGCCTCACCCTGGATGCCGTGGTCGACCCGACCGTTGGACGCATCGGCCAGGCCGAGAATCAGGCCCGAGGATTCCGGCGGGCCCTCGACAGCTACTTCAGGTCACGCGGCAAGGACCCCCGGGAGGGTACGCGTGAGGTCGCCGCGCTCCTCAAGAAGCTCGACGCGAAACCTCTGCCGGTCCCGGGCGGCCGCGAGTTGAACGAGTCGCTCGCGACGACCGGCATCGCGACCACCCTGTACAGCGAGACCAGCTGGACCGCCCTGACGCGAGGCCTGCGGGACGCGGAGCGGGGCGAAGGCACCACCCTGCTCGCGCTCGCCGACTCGTACAACAACCGTGACGCGAGCGGGCGTTACGACACGACGAGCCACTCTCAGCGGGCGATCTCCTGCCTCGACGACAAGGCGCGTCCCACGGTGCGGGAGACGAAGGAGCGGCTCGCGAAGTTCCGGAAGATCTCGCCCGTGTTCGGGCCGTACATGGGCTGGGACACGGGAGTTTGGTGCCATGACTGGCCGGTTCCGGGCCAGTGGGACGACCCGGACGTGAGCGCGCGGGGCGCGGCGCCGGTCCTTGTCGTGGGCAACACCGGCGATCCGGCGACTCTCTACGAAGGAGCCCGCCGCATGGCCGATGAGCTGGGCAAAGGCGTCGGCATCGAGCTGACGTGGAAGGGCGAGGGGCACGGAGCGTACGGCTCCGGCAGCGCCTGCGTCGACTCGGCGGTCGACGCGTATCTCCTGGAGGGGCGAATACCGCGCGACGGCAAGGTGTGCTCCTGA
- a CDS encoding lysylphosphatidylglycerol synthase domain-containing protein, translated as MIRDQEETTEQQSVHPDKAEGTSVAPARPDESADQAAETKHEQPLHDPDCAEGDAHAEQVDGDEPLLPARVHRPSDLMRLLVGLLAVVVILAIAAFAHGTTSGFAQDIDKGTGQAPDLLTKFAGLASSIAILLVPVAFAIERLIKRDGLRIADGVLAAVLAHGVTLATDLWVAKAAPQSIQEALTTVSPGDIHALTDPVHGYLAPVIAYMTAVGMSRRPRWRVVLWVVLLLDAFAMLVTGYTTPFSIILTVLIGWTVAYGTLYAVGSPNVRPTGQTLLAGLRHVGFHPVNASREEAHEGTTENGDRGRRYFVTLEDGPPLDVTVVDREQQAQGFFYRVWRRLTLRGITQRRSLQSLRQALEQEALLAYAAIAAGANAPKLIATSELGPDAVMLVYEHVGGRSLDSLPDEEITDELMRDTWHQVQALQSRRIAHRRLAGDAILVDRSGTVILTDLRGGEIAAGDLVLRMDIAQLLTTLGLRAGAERTVASAVGVLGPDTIADCLPLLQPIALTRTTRATLRKLGRERAQREREAVLEASSKAKQARIEETTDGDTGKASVRAEKKSEKAERQAEKRALDEALDEAREEDLLTQIRHQVLRIRPQAPVEPARLERIRPRTLISFIAGAIGAYFLLSQLTHIDFGAIVGEAEWGWVGLAVLFSALSYVAAAMSLLGFVPERVPFMRAVAAQVAGSFVKIVAPAAVGGVALNTRFLQRAGVRPGLAVASVGASQLFGMGSHILLLLTFGYLTGTEKTPSLSPSRTVIAGLLTVAVLVLVVTSIPFLRKFVVTRVRSLFAGVVPRMLDVLQRPRKLLTGIGGMLLLTACFVMCLDASIRAFGDETTTTISLASVAVVFLAGNALGSAAPTPGGVGAVEATLTVGLIAVGLPKEVAAPAVLLYRLLTLWLPVLPGWLFFNHLTRKGAL; from the coding sequence GTGATACGAGATCAAGAAGAGACCACGGAGCAGCAGAGCGTGCACCCCGACAAGGCGGAGGGCACCTCTGTGGCACCGGCGCGCCCTGACGAATCGGCCGATCAGGCCGCCGAAACGAAGCACGAGCAACCGTTGCACGACCCCGACTGTGCCGAGGGGGACGCGCACGCCGAGCAGGTCGACGGCGACGAACCGTTGCTCCCCGCGCGCGTGCACCGCCCCTCGGACCTCATGCGGCTCCTCGTCGGCCTGCTCGCCGTCGTCGTGATCCTGGCGATCGCGGCGTTCGCGCACGGCACGACCTCGGGCTTCGCCCAGGACATCGACAAGGGCACCGGCCAGGCGCCCGACCTGCTGACCAAGTTCGCGGGTCTCGCGTCGAGCATCGCCATCCTGTTGGTGCCGGTCGCGTTCGCCATCGAGCGGCTCATCAAACGCGACGGCCTACGGATCGCCGACGGAGTGCTCGCCGCGGTCCTCGCGCACGGGGTGACGCTCGCGACGGACCTCTGGGTCGCCAAGGCCGCCCCGCAGTCCATCCAGGAAGCGCTCACCACGGTGTCGCCCGGCGACATCCACGCGCTGACCGACCCGGTGCACGGCTACTTGGCGCCCGTCATCGCCTACATGACGGCCGTCGGCATGTCCCGGCGACCACGGTGGCGCGTCGTGCTGTGGGTGGTGCTGCTGCTCGACGCCTTCGCGATGCTCGTCACCGGCTACACGACACCGTTCTCGATCATCCTGACGGTCCTCATCGGCTGGACCGTCGCCTACGGAACGCTGTACGCCGTCGGCTCCCCGAACGTGCGTCCTACAGGGCAGACGCTCCTCGCCGGCCTGCGCCACGTCGGCTTCCACCCCGTCAACGCCTCCCGCGAGGAAGCCCATGAGGGCACCACGGAGAACGGCGACCGGGGGCGGCGCTACTTCGTCACCCTGGAGGACGGCCCACCGCTCGACGTCACCGTGGTGGACCGGGAGCAGCAGGCGCAGGGCTTCTTCTACCGCGTGTGGAGACGCCTGACGCTGCGCGGCATCACGCAGCGCCGCAGCCTCCAGTCGCTGCGCCAGGCCCTGGAACAGGAAGCGTTGCTCGCCTATGCGGCGATCGCCGCCGGGGCGAACGCGCCGAAGCTGATCGCGACGTCCGAGCTCGGCCCCGATGCCGTCATGCTCGTCTACGAGCACGTCGGCGGCCGGTCCCTGGACTCGCTGCCGGACGAGGAGATCACCGATGAGCTGATGCGCGACACCTGGCACCAGGTCCAGGCGCTCCAGTCACGGCGGATCGCGCATCGCAGGCTGGCCGGCGACGCGATTCTGGTGGATCGTTCCGGCACCGTGATTCTCACGGATCTGCGCGGCGGCGAGATCGCCGCGGGCGACCTGGTGCTCCGCATGGACATCGCCCAGCTGCTCACGACGCTCGGCCTTCGGGCGGGCGCCGAGCGGACCGTCGCGTCCGCCGTGGGAGTGCTCGGCCCGGACACCATCGCGGACTGTCTGCCGCTGCTGCAGCCGATCGCGCTCACTCGCACCACCAGGGCGACGCTGCGCAAGCTCGGACGTGAGCGTGCCCAGCGCGAGCGCGAGGCCGTCCTGGAGGCATCCAGCAAGGCCAAGCAGGCGCGCATCGAGGAGACCACCGACGGCGACACCGGCAAGGCGTCCGTACGCGCCGAGAAGAAATCCGAGAAGGCGGAGCGACAGGCCGAGAAGCGGGCCCTCGACGAGGCTCTGGACGAGGCCCGCGAGGAGGATCTGCTGACCCAGATCCGCCACCAGGTGCTGCGCATCCGGCCACAGGCGCCCGTCGAACCGGCTCGCCTGGAGCGCATCAGGCCGCGCACGCTGATCAGTTTCATCGCCGGTGCGATCGGCGCGTACTTCCTGCTGTCGCAGCTCACGCACATCGACTTCGGGGCGATCGTGGGCGAGGCCGAGTGGGGCTGGGTCGGCCTCGCGGTGCTGTTCTCCGCGCTCAGCTACGTAGCCGCCGCGATGAGCCTGCTCGGCTTCGTGCCGGAACGCGTCCCCTTCATGCGAGCCGTCGCGGCCCAGGTCGCCGGGTCCTTCGTGAAGATCGTGGCACCGGCGGCTGTCGGCGGAGTGGCACTCAATACACGTTTTCTGCAGCGTGCGGGGGTGCGTCCGGGGCTCGCCGTGGCGAGTGTGGGCGCCTCGCAGCTGTTCGGCATGGGCAGCCACATCCTGCTGCTGCTGACCTTCGGTTACCTGACAGGGACGGAGAAGACGCCTTCCTTGTCGCCGTCCCGCACGGTCATCGCGGGCCTGTTGACCGTCGCTGTGCTCGTCCTTGTAGTGACGTCGATTCCGTTCCTGCGGAAATTCGTCGTCACGCGCGTGCGCTCACTTTTCGCCGGTGTCGTGCCGCGCATGCTCGATGTGCTGCAGCGGCCTCGGAAGCTGCTCACCGGCATCGGCGGCATGCTGCTGCTGACCGCCTGCTTCGTGATGTGCCTGGATGCCTCGATCCGCGCCTTCGGGGACGAGACAACCACCACGATCAGCCTGGCCAGCGTCGCTGTGGTCTTCCTCGCCGGTAACGCGCTCGGCTCGGCCGCCCCGACACCGGGTGGCGTGGGCGCCGTCGAGGCGACCCTGACGGTGGGTCTGATCGCGGTCGGCCTGCCCAAGGAAGTGGCGGCACCCGCGGTGCTGCTGTACCGGCTACTCACTCTGTGGCTCCCCGTCCTCCCCGGATGGCTGTTCTTCAACCACCTGACAAGGAAGGGCGCTCTCTAG
- a CDS encoding spherulation-specific family 4 protein translates to MPYLTPTATGLASTDVRLGFGIPGFAHPLVAPAEWAELTRPATPLHWVVLNVANGPGSRPDQHCLEAAGRLRQAGVRVLGHLDLIHGARSFGELVSDAHRFLDWYQVDGFYFDRCPTERAALPEVRRAGTTLRALVDDAHIVFNHGTHPYPGYAESADQLVTFSGPWSDYRWSQVAEWTADYPHERFCHFVHGMPLGHLEEALRIARWQGAGTIYFTDHTDRGGSTDPWEAMPGYWDEIVSRIGRGVSE, encoded by the coding sequence ATGCCGTATCTGACCCCGACCGCGACCGGCCTGGCGAGCACCGACGTACGACTCGGCTTCGGCATCCCCGGTTTCGCGCACCCCCTCGTCGCACCCGCGGAGTGGGCCGAACTCACCCGTCCCGCAACGCCTTTGCACTGGGTTGTTCTGAATGTCGCCAATGGCCCGGGATCCCGCCCCGACCAGCACTGCCTGGAAGCGGCGGGACGGCTCCGGCAGGCCGGGGTGCGTGTCCTTGGTCACTTGGACCTGATCCATGGCGCCCGCTCCTTCGGTGAACTCGTCTCCGACGCGCACCGCTTCCTCGACTGGTACCAGGTGGACGGCTTCTACTTCGACCGCTGCCCCACCGAGCGGGCCGCGCTCCCCGAGGTCCGGCGCGCCGGCACGACCCTGCGCGCCCTCGTCGACGACGCGCACATCGTGTTCAACCACGGCACCCACCCGTACCCCGGATACGCCGAGAGCGCCGACCAGTTGGTGACCTTCTCCGGCCCCTGGAGCGACTACCGCTGGTCCCAGGTCGCCGAGTGGACCGCCGACTATCCGCACGAGCGGTTCTGCCACTTCGTCCACGGAATGCCCCTCGGCCACCTCGAGGAGGCGCTGCGCATCGCGCGTTGGCAGGGTGCGGGCACGATCTACTTCACCGATCACACGGACCGGGGCGGCTCGACCGACCCCTGGGAGGCGATGCCCGGTTACTGGGACGAAATCGTCTCGCGCATCGGACGCGGTGTCTCGGAATGA